The following coding sequences are from one Candidatus Cetobacterium colombiensis window:
- a CDS encoding 4Fe-4S dicluster domain-containing protein, producing the protein MKRIKIDRSKCIGCLTCVSACLVSHNSADSRNRVVLSSDFKFSPIFCRNCDLPECVYTCMSGAMRKDHETGYVTYDKNKCASCYMCIMACPYGTLKEDKLTKKEIMKCNMCTHIPDGPQCVAKCPMAAITLEEVE; encoded by the coding sequence TTGAAAAGAATAAAAATAGATAGAAGTAAATGTATTGGTTGCCTAACTTGTGTTAGTGCCTGCTTAGTTTCTCATAATTCTGCAGATTCTAGAAACAGAGTTGTTTTAAGTAGTGACTTTAAATTTTCTCCAATTTTCTGTAGAAATTGTGATTTACCTGAATGTGTTTACACATGTATGAGTGGAGCTATGAGAAAAGATCACGAAACTGGATATGTTACTTACGATAAAAACAAATGTGCAAGTTGCTATATGTGTATAATGGCTTGTCCTTATGGAACTTTAAAAGAAGATAAGTTGACTAAAAAAGAGATTATGAAATGTAATATGTGTACTCATATTCCCGATGGGCCACAATGTGTTGCAAAATGTCCTATGGCTGCCATTACTCTTGAGGAGGTAGAATAA